The Solirubrobacterales bacterium DNA segment CCTCGTAGCGCTTGCCGGGATAGATCGGGCAGGCATCGCCGCAGCCCATCGTGATCACGACATCGGCGGCGTGGACCGCGTCGTCCTTCAGCGGCTTCGGGAAATTCTTCGAGAGATCGATGCCGCGCTCTGCCATGGCCTCGACGGCCCGTGGGTTGATCTCCTCACCGGGCTCAGAACCCGCCGATCGCACCGACACGCGCCCATCCGCCAGCTTGTCGAGGAACCCAGCCGCCATCTGGCTGCGCCCCGCGTTGTGGAGGCAGACGAAGAGGACCTCGGGCACCTCAGAAGCCATTGTATTGACGATAGCCAATTGAATTGATATCTTCAAATAGATGGCTGTCGATCTGGAGCTCGCTCCAAAGCACAAGCGGCCGGCCGGCGAGCCGTGCTGTGAGCCGGTCGTCTATCCCGACATCGAGCGCGAGCAGGCCGAGCGGATGGCCACGGCGGCCAAGGCCCTCGGAGATCCGATCCGCATGCAGCTCGTCGACGTCTTGCGAAAGCATGCCGGCAAGGTCTGCGTCTGCGAGCTCGTGCCGCTCTTTGAGCTCTCCCAGCCGACCGTCTCGCACCATCTGAAGGTTCTGCGCCAGGCCGGCATCGTCGGCTCCGAGCGCCGAGGGCTCTGGGCCTACTACTACGTCAACCCCGAAGCACTGGAGGAACTGAGCGCATGGCTGTCCTGAGGCCCCACCTAGCTCTCACCGTGTCGGACGTCGATCGTTCGATCGAGTTCTATCGCGCCCTTTTCGGCATCGAGCCGTCCAAGGTCCGGCCTGGCTACGCGAAGTTCGAGGTTCGGGTACCGGGGCTGAATTTCACTCTCAACGAGGGCGAGCGCAATGGGGAGCTCGGCGCCTTCAATCACGCTGGGATCCAGGTCGCGTCGACTGACGACGTCCTACGCGCTCGAGCGCGTCTGGTCGAGGCCGGCCTTGCCACCTTTGATGAGATGGACACGACCTGTTGCTACGCGAAGCAGGACAAGATCTGGGTGACCGCTCCCGATGGTGAGTCCTGGGAGGTGTTCGTGACCCACGCCGAGAGCGACGAGCACGCGACAGCGGTCGCGAGGGACGGCGACCGGGTCGCCTGTTGCGGCTAGGCGCCTTGGCCGAGATCCAGCTCAACGATCCGCAGACGCTCTACCGCCGCTGGGAGGACCAGCAGTGGAGCCCGTTCGACGTGGATCTGAGCACCGACACGGAACAGTGGCCGGGACTGTCCGCCGGCGATCGCCGGCTCATCTATTGGGCGCTCTCGTCGCTGATGGTCGCCGAGGAGCGGATCACGACGAAGTTCTCCGGGCTGGTCGGCGCTGCGGACACCGAGGAGGAGGCCACCTTCCTCTCGACCCAGCAGGTCGACGAGGCGCGGCACATGCAGTTCTACGCCCGGTTCCGAGACGAGGTGATCGGGGAGCCAGCCGTGATCGCCGCCCACATCGAGAAGGCGCGGGAGGAGGTGAGCCCCGCCTTCCGGAAGATCTTCGACGAGGCGCTGGTTGAGGCACACGAGGCCCTTGTGGCCTCGCCCGGCGACCTCTCATTGAAGGTCCGGTTCATCACGCTCTACCACCTGGTCCTGGAGAGCACGCTGGGCCTCACCTCGTTCCGTTTCATCACCGACTACCTGAAGCGCGACGGTCTGCTCCCGGGCTTCGTCGACGGCTACTCCAAGATCCACCACGACGAGACGCGCCATATCGGCTACGGCGTCTGGTTTCTCCGCGAAGCCGTCCGCGGTGACGAGCAGGCGGCCGAAGTGATTCGCGACACCCTTGCTGACCTCTTGCCGGCGGTGGCTGAATCGCTCAGTCCGCCGAGTGTCAACGGCGCCGGCGACTTCGACGCGCTCGGAACCAGCGCCGAGGAGGTTCGTGAGTTCGCGCTCGGCGGCCTCACGCGCCGGCTCGAGATCATCGGGGCGCCGCTGCAGTAGCTGGCGAGTTTATGGCGCATAGCGCCACAAACTCGCCAAAGGTCACGATATCTCCCGGCGGAGCGGAGTCAGGCGGCGGCCATCGCTCGGCGCTGATCGCGTCGGGCGGTGACGGACAGAAACGCGTCCACGACGGCCACGTCGAACTGGCTTCCGGCACCCCGCCGGAGCTCGTCGCATGCCTCCTCGTGAGTTCGCGCGGCGCGGTACGGACGGTCACCTCTCATGGCCGTATAGGCGTCGATCACCGCCACGATTCGAGCTTCCAGCGGGATCTGGTCGCCGACCAGGCCGCGCGGATAGCCGTGGCCGTCGGGACGCTCGTGGTGACAGCGGATCCACTCGCGGATGTCGTCGAAGCTGACATCGCTGAGGAGGGCCGCGCCCAGATCGGGCTGGCCGCGGACCCGTGCCCACTCCTGATCGTTGAGCGGCCCCCGCTTCTTGAGGATCTCGGGGGGAATCTGATCCCGCCCGACGTCGCATAGCAGCGTCGCCAGGCGAACTCGGGCCACCGTGGGCTCACTGAGGCCCAGCTCGCGGGCCGTCAACTCGGCCAGGTGCCCGTCGACGCACCGCGCCTCAGGCCGATACCCGATCCTCTCCAGCTCGGCGCACTCGGCTCCGCAGGCATCGCAGACGAGCAGGAGCCGCAGCTCGCCCGCGTCGCGCAGGTATCGGGCCTGGCCATTGTGGGCTCCGGAGTGATCGCAGGCCACAACCATCCATCGGCAGGACGGGCGTAGGGCACGCAAAAGACCTGCAACCAACGGACGACTTGACGGGCGCCGCGGCGCGCTGACTCAAGGCACCAGCCATGCCTGCCGATGCCGAACACGAGCATGTCCAGCGCCGGCGCACCAACATTCCGCGGGCTTCCCGTTGGTGCCCGGATCTACATCCCGGGTGTGGTGGTACTCGCCGCCGGTGCGCTCGCCGTCGAGCTGGCAGTCGGCGCGGGTCCCCAGCTGGACCCGACCTTGCTCGTCGTCGCCGCCGCGCTCTGCGCGGTGGGCAGCCTGTTCGAGGTCTTCGCCCCGGCGCATTTCTCGTTCCAGCCGAACCTGATCATCTTCCTGGGCGCCTCCCTGCTCGTGCCGCCGTGGTCGGTGGGGGTCCTGGCGGTGGCCTGCTTCCTGCCTGCCTGGCTCGTGCACCGGTTCCGGTGGTACATGGTCATCTTCAAGATCGCGAGCTACACGCTGGCCGGATTGGCCGCTCACGAGATCGTGCGTCAGGCGGGATTCCTCGGAGCCGACTGGTCGCCGGACGCGGGTGGCGCGGCGGCACTGGCCGCCGCCTCGGTGGCGTTCGTCGTCATCAACCACACCTTGAGCGTCGTCGTCGTCACCCTGGTGGACGGCCGCTCGCTGCGAAACAGCGTCGAGGACATGCAGGGCTGGATCCCCATGGATCTCGCCCTCGCCCTGACCGGAGCCTGCATGGCGGCGCTTTGGGCATCCGCTCCCACGCTGGCATTGCTGGTCGTGGGGCCGATGGCGTTGGTCTACCGGGCCCTGTGGGTCCCGGTGCTCGAGCACAAGTCCAGGACCGACTCCAAGACCGGGCTCCAAAGCTCCGAATACCTGACCGGCGAGCTCGAGAACGCCTTGGCGTGCGCGAAGCGTGATGAATCCGGGCTGTCCCTGGTCATGATCGACCTGGATCAGCTGCGCGGGATCAACAACCGCCGCGGCCACCTGGCGGGAGACAAGGTCATCCGCGCCGTCGCCGAGGTGGTGTCCGAGGCAGCAGCCGCGCACGACGGGATCGCCTCTCGCTTTGGGGGCGACGAGCTGTGCCTGCTTTTGCCGGGCAAATCGCTGGATCCGGCCACTGAGATCGCAGAGGACGTCCGTACGCGAATCGGTGACATCAGACTGAACTTGAAGGGCCGCCAGGGGCCGCTCGCGGTCACGGCCAGCGTCGGAATCGCCTCCTATCCCGAGCATGCCGCCACCGTCGAGAGCCTGCTCGCAGCGGCAGATGTGGCCGTCTACGACGCCAAGCTGGGAGGCCGCAACCGTACGCGCATGCCTCTGCCGTCCGACCTCCGGGAGGCCTTGAAGCTGGAAGCCGAGGAGCGCGCTTCGCAACAGCACGCCCCCGCAGTGCTTGGCGATGCCGAGGAGGCAGTCAACGGGCACGCCGCCGAGGAAACGCCCGCTCCCGCGCCCGAGGATGCTGGCCCCGCCACCAGGTCCAGCCTGGTGACGCCGTATGTAGGGATGCTGTGCGCGGCGGCCGTGCTGGTGGGAGTCCTCTCATCGCATACGGCGATCTGGACCGATCCGTGGCTCTTTGCCTGCCTCGTCAGCTCGGGGGTGCTGCTCGACGCAATACGCCTGGACGTGTTCGAGCGGGCCAAGCTCTCCCCGACCGGGGTGCCAGTGATCGCACTTGCCTGCTTCTTCGGGCCGCTCGGCCCGATCGTGGCAGGGGCGGCGATCGCCCTGGTGCGGCTGGTCCGCGGCGACCCCCTCATCAAGGCAGGCTTCGACTTCGGCGCTCTCTCCCTCGCGGGCGCCGCGGCAGCCGGTGCTTTCAGTGCCTTTGCCGACCCGTCCAACGGGCTCCTTCTCGGCGTCGCGGGGCTCGCCGGGGTCGCCTACTACGCGGTGAGCTCTTCGTTGCTGGCGGTG contains these protein-coding regions:
- a CDS encoding HD domain-containing phosphohydrolase yields the protein MPNTSMSSAGAPTFRGLPVGARIYIPGVVVLAAGALAVELAVGAGPQLDPTLLVVAAALCAVGSLFEVFAPAHFSFQPNLIIFLGASLLVPPWSVGVLAVACFLPAWLVHRFRWYMVIFKIASYTLAGLAAHEIVRQAGFLGADWSPDAGGAAALAAASVAFVVINHTLSVVVVTLVDGRSLRNSVEDMQGWIPMDLALALTGACMAALWASAPTLALLVVGPMALVYRALWVPVLEHKSRTDSKTGLQSSEYLTGELENALACAKRDESGLSLVMIDLDQLRGINNRRGHLAGDKVIRAVAEVVSEAAAAHDGIASRFGGDELCLLLPGKSLDPATEIAEDVRTRIGDIRLNLKGRQGPLAVTASVGIASYPEHAATVESLLAAADVAVYDAKLGGRNRTRMPLPSDLREALKLEAEERASQQHAPAVLGDAEEAVNGHAAEETPAPAPEDAGPATRSSLVTPYVGMLCAAAVLVGVLSSHTAIWTDPWLFACLVSSGVLLDAIRLDVFERAKLSPTGVPVIALACFFGPLGPIVAGAAIALVRLVRGDPLIKAGFDFGALSLAGAAAAGAFSAFADPSNGLLLGVAGLAGVAYYAVSSSLLAVAMAMAERRRPLAVWRERLAWMVDSSRETVTELEMSNDELEAANMRLLQLLDENRQLLGRMQRSYLSTITSLARTAEAKDPYTGGHTERVAEMALLLARELGFDESELPAINVGAIIHDIGKVGTPDQILSKPGALTAEEMREIRKHPELASHIVAELELPIVVKQMARSHHERYDGDGYPDGLIGEEIPLAARILAVADALDAMTSDRPYRDAMPLGVACAEIRENTGTQFCPRVAAALMKSLQSRNPFWTTFGQTAGDRDLTADEDGRESPITSP
- a CDS encoding arsenate reductase ArsC, which codes for MASEVPEVLFVCLHNAGRSQMAAGFLDKLADGRVSVRSAGSEPGEEINPRAVEAMAERGIDLSKNFPKPLKDDAVHAADVVITMGCGDACPIYPGKRYEDWDLEDPAGKDLETVRRIRDEIEARVQRLVGELLDD
- a CDS encoding ArsI/CadI family heavy metal resistance metalloenzyme; the protein is MAVLRPHLALTVSDVDRSIEFYRALFGIEPSKVRPGYAKFEVRVPGLNFTLNEGERNGELGAFNHAGIQVASTDDVLRARARLVEAGLATFDEMDTTCCYAKQDKIWVTAPDGESWEVFVTHAESDEHATAVARDGDRVACCG
- a CDS encoding ribonucleotide-diphosphate reductase subunit beta, which encodes MRLGALAEIQLNDPQTLYRRWEDQQWSPFDVDLSTDTEQWPGLSAGDRRLIYWALSSLMVAEERITTKFSGLVGAADTEEEATFLSTQQVDEARHMQFYARFRDEVIGEPAVIAAHIEKAREEVSPAFRKIFDEALVEAHEALVASPGDLSLKVRFITLYHLVLESTLGLTSFRFITDYLKRDGLLPGFVDGYSKIHHDETRHIGYGVWFLREAVRGDEQAAEVIRDTLADLLPAVAESLSPPSVNGAGDFDALGTSAEEVREFALGGLTRRLEIIGAPLQ
- a CDS encoding metalloregulator ArsR/SmtB family transcription factor, with protein sequence MAVDLELAPKHKRPAGEPCCEPVVYPDIEREQAERMATAAKALGDPIRMQLVDVLRKHAGKVCVCELVPLFELSQPTVSHHLKVLRQAGIVGSERRGLWAYYYVNPEALEELSAWLS
- a CDS encoding HD domain-containing phosphohydrolase, which translates into the protein MVVACDHSGAHNGQARYLRDAGELRLLLVCDACGAECAELERIGYRPEARCVDGHLAELTARELGLSEPTVARVRLATLLCDVGRDQIPPEILKKRGPLNDQEWARVRGQPDLGAALLSDVSFDDIREWIRCHHERPDGHGYPRGLVGDQIPLEARIVAVIDAYTAMRGDRPYRAARTHEEACDELRRGAGSQFDVAVVDAFLSVTARRDQRRAMAAA